The genomic segment GCACGGCACCCAGAATCCCACTACGCTGGTGACCTCGCCCACCTTGGGAAGACTGGAGGCTTAGGGAGGGGACTCACGCCCCTTGCCTAACCCCTTGACCATCGTTCTCATCCCACCCTTGGGAAGAGCAGAGCAGCTGCAGCCCTACATGCCTCGCACTCAAAAACACATCTTAGTGGTACCCAGTAACAGAGAATCTCCCTCAGGCGCGTGGCAGTCATCAATGACCACACACGCTGTGTTCAAGACCCTTTTAACGACTGTATGGGTGGCTCTGAAAAGAGCCTTTGGATTGAGGACGCCCGCGCCGCGCCTCACTTGGAGCTGGTGTACTTGGTGACGGCCTTGGTGCCCTCGGACACGGCGTGCTTGGCCAGCTCCCCGGGCAGCAGCAGACGCACGGCCGTCTGCACCTCGCGGGACGTGATGGTCGAGCGCTTGTTGTAATGCGCCAGGCGGGAGGCCTCGCTGGCGATGCGCTCGAAGATGTCGTTGACGAACGAGTTCATGATGCCCATGGCCTTGGAGGAGATGCCGGTGTCCGGGTGCACCTGCTTCAGCACCTTGTACACATAGATGGAGTAGCTCTCCTTGCGGCCCCGTTTGCGTTTTTTGCCGTCCTTTTTCTGCGCCTTGGTGACGGCCTTCTTGGACCCCTTCTTGGGGGCTGGAGCAGATTTGGACGGATCAGGCATATTGGCTAGTTGCTCTCGGGAAACGCGCGTGTCCGCCGTACCAACTCTATTTATATGCCCTATATTCAAATGAAGGATCAGACTTTACTCGCTTTTGATTGAATACAATTGTACATTACGTCATCTCAGAGTAATGTTTATGCAAATTAGGAGGTGCCGGGTTCTTTTTCTGATTGGCTAGTGCTGCCGTCCAATAGAAAGGCGCAGTCTAGCCTCCCTCCTGATCATATATAAGAGCTTGCTTGGGCTTACGAGGTCGTTATCGCCAGCTTA from the Peromyscus eremicus chromosome 8a, PerEre_H2_v1, whole genome shotgun sequence genome contains:
- the LOC131917104 gene encoding histone H2B type 3-B, giving the protein MPDPSKSAPAPKKGSKKAVTKAQKKDGKKRKRGRKESYSIYVYKVLKQVHPDTGISSKAMGIMNSFVNDIFERIASEASRLAHYNKRSTITSREVQTAVRLLLPGELAKHAVSEGTKAVTKYTSSK